GTTGAGGTCGACGCCAAAGGAGTTGTGCAGGGCGATGTATGCCTTGGCCTTCTGGAGCTCGACGGCGTACTGCTCGGTGTCGATCGACCGGCCCAATTCGCTCTGCCTGCGCCGCAGATACTCCGCCGAGACCTGGTTGATCGCCTCGTTGAGGAACGCGCCCGAGCCGAGCGCCGGCTCGCAGATCCGCCAGTTCAGCAGCTCCTTCGCCTCGGTCTCCTCGGTGAGCAGCTGCTGGAGCGCCAGCTGCACGGTGACCTTCGTCAGCGACTCCGGCGTGTAGTACGAGGCGGAGGTCTGCCGGTCGCGGCCGGAGAGGCGGTACACGAAGGAGCCCGGGGGGTACCGCACCCGGAGGTCCTCGCCCGTGTGCCTGTCCCGGCGACGTACGAACACCGAGTCGTCGTACTCGCCGATCTTCGACTTGGGGACCAGCCAGGAGCCGTCCTTCCGGTCGCCGCCCTTGGCGACCTCGTACAGCTCCTCGCCCGCGATGAAGCCGCTGTACGACATGAGGCCCTCGTACACCGCGCCGAGCTGGTTGATGCCGAGCTGGGCGTACGAGATGAAGCCGCCGCGTTCGCCCCGCTTTCCCCGGGTGATCATCAGGCTGTGCAGCACCTGGTGGAGCGTGGCGTTGCGCAGCCGGGTGTCGAGGTAGCGCACGGACTCGCCCCGGGCCAGGGCTTCGTCGGAGTCGAAGCGCGGGTCGGGGAGACTGACGTTGCCGATCAGCCGGATGGCATCCCGCTCGAACAGCTTGCTCTTCAGCGGCTCGAAGCGCAGGCCGACGTCCTCGCTGGTCTTGGCGTCGATGCCGTCGACCGTCGCCTCCACGCCGTGGGTGCGGCGGGGGCGGTAGCCGTCCTGGACCTTGCCGAAGAGCAGGTCCAGGGACTCGTAGAGGTAGAAGCCCTTGCGGGCGGTGTCGCTGATGGGCTCCCGGTCGGCGATCAGTTCGGCGAGGCGGCCGAGGCCGTACCCCTGCTGGTATTCGGGGTAGTCGGCCGGCAGGATGCCCAGCTCGGGGCGGGCCTCGGCGTAGAGGAGGAACAGGATCCGGTAGAGGTAGCGCAGCGACTCGCGCGTCAACTGGCGGCCCAGTTCAGAGAGTTCGCCGATGTCCTCGGGGTGCAGGCCCTGCTCGCGGAGCCGTTCCAGTACTTCGTTCGCGATGAGTTCGACGCTCTTGCGTAGGCCGTCGCGCAACTCGCTGGAGACCCCCACCGCGTGCTTCGCGGACTTGCCGACGAGTTCGGCGAGCGGGTTCTCGCCGCCCTCCTCCGGTGTGCGCAGCGAGTCCGCGCCGAACAGCGCGGCCACCGTGTCGAGTTCGCCGCCCACCCTGGTGTCGTTGCGCTGGAGAGCGGTGTCCAGGGAGACGCCGAGGGAGCGGCCCTCGCCCCACACCACCCGGTCGGCGAGGACGACCACCCCGCCGCACAGCAGCAGCACGTACCGGGGAGGTTCCTCGCAGGCGAACAAGAACCTTGCCAGCTTGTCGCCGGTCGCCAGCGAAGGAAGACCGTCGAGGGGCACAGGCTCCAGCAGCCGGCCCCGGCCGTTCTTGTCGAGGGCGGCATCCGGTTCGGCAGCCCAGCCGCAGTCCACCGCGACCAGGCCCTTCTCGGCGTGGGCGACCGGGATCTCATGGGTCTGCCCGGCGCGCACCACGGTGAGCGTGCGCGGCTTGGCGTCGTAACCGAGGGCGCGCAACACCTCGGCGTTGAGCGCCCGTACCCGCTCCCGCCATTCCGAGTCGCCGTAAGTCGCCTTCTCCTCGTCACTCTCCCGGGCCACGGGGATGCCGTCCTTGTCCTTGGGGACTGCGAAGAAGGACCGGGCTCGGAAGTAGTCGCGGCGCAACGCCCGCAACCCCGCGCGGGGGGTGACCGGCAGCTCGTCGGCGCCGGGCGCCGACGCATCGAGCGCGTCGGCCTCCATGGCGGCGGCAACACCTCCGGCGGGCAGTTTCGCCGCCTCCTCGCGGTCCTTCCATACCTGCAACAGGCCCGACTTGAGGTCCTTCGGCAGTACCTCGGCCAGATAGTGGGCCGAGAAGTAGTCGCCGCGGTTGACGAGGGAGTCGTACGTCATGGCAGCTTCTCTCAGCGGGTCGCGGCGGGGCGGGGCCACCACACGGCGGGCGGCGACAGCGGCGGGGGTCCGAGGTGGACGAGCGGCGGGCCGTCATTGTCCTTGTGGTCCGGGTCCGGCACCAACACCGCGAGTACCCGCAGCAGTGGTCGGCCTGTCGTCAGCAAGGAGTCGGCGAGGTCGGCCAAGCGTTGCCTGTCGCGTCCCTCATCAAGAGTTGGCTGATGCCAGGTGGCGAGCTTGCGCTTGTACTCCGCGATGGGCTCGCGCAGTGGCGCCTCCCAGGCGTCGCGGCGCTCGGCGAGGAATTCCTCTGCCCAGCGCAGTACGTTGGGCAGGGCCTCGCGTAGCTGCTTACTGTCGCGGTAGTGGCCCTTGTTGGCCATACTGGGGCCGACCCCGCAGCGGTGCAGCAGTGACACCATGGTGTCGTCGATCGCGCCCTGGCGAGTCACCCCCATCCACTTCACGACCGTGGGCCTGCCCAGCTTGTTCGAGTACACGCCCTGGACGAGATAGATGGGCTCCGCCACGTTCGCCGTGATCATGGGGGCCTCCTGGCGGCCCATCCCGACGAGGACCTTGTCGGTGAGCCACTCGACGACCGGGTGCAGGTCCGTGAGGAGGGAGATCTCCGGCCAGCTCGACGTGGACGACTCCCGGGCGCGCTGGAGGGAGTGTTCGGCGAGGCGGCGGTTGAACGTCACGAGCATGCGCTCGCGCAGCCGCTGCTCGCGCAGGTAGTCGCTCGGGAGCGCCTTGAGACGATGGACGAGTTCCGTCGGGGGACGGAACGAGAGCAGCCCCGACTGCTGGTCGCGCTCCAGGTCCAGCAGCTCGCGGGCGTCCGGGTACACCTCGCGCAGCGCGTCGTCCAGGAACTGCGCGGTCGAGTCGAAGAGACGGGGGAGCACGGGGCTCGCGGCGGCCCGGCCGCCTGACGCCTCCGTACCGGGAGCGGCAGCGGAGCCGCCGCTCTCCGTGGGTTCCGCCGGTGCCGCTTCTTCACCGACCGGGCCGAAGAAGTCCGCCAGGAAGTCGTCCAGCCCCGCATCCTCGCCGTCCGCGCCGGAGCGGCGGGCGTCCAGGGACTCGTCAACGGTCCGGCCGCGCAGCAGGTCCTGGATGAGGGACTTCTCCTCCGCCTCCGCCCGGTACAGACCGGTCACCGCCTCCGCCGTTCCCAGGGAACGGTGGGCCTGGTCCTCACGTTCCAGCAGCCGCTCGGCGACCACCGTGTCGTCCTTGGCGCCCTCGACCTCGCTGGTCAGGATCAGCGCGCGGAACTCCGGGGGCCTGGCCTGCCCGTAGCGGTCGATACGGCCGTTGCGCTGCTCGATCCGGATCAGCGACCACGGCACGTCGTAGTGCACCAACTGGTGACACTGGCGGTGCAGGTTGACGCCCTCGGAGGCCACATCACCGGTCACCAGGACCCGTACGGGCGTGTCGGCCAGGCCGAACTCCTCGACACACGCCATCTGCTGCTCGTCGGAGAGACCGCCGTGCATGATCCGGACGCAGTCCCGGGCGGCCCGGCCCTTGAAGCCCAGTGCAGCGGGCAGTACTTCGGCCAGCCACTCCAGGGTCTGCACGCGCTCGGAGAACACCACGACCCGTTCGTCGGAGCCGGGCCCGACACCGATCTCCTCGCGAAGCTGACGCACGAGCGCGGCGAACTTCGCCGAGTCCGCCTCGGTCAGGTCGGCGGCCAGTTCCGACAGCCGCTGGAGGGCAACCAGTTCGGCGGCGGTGCCCTGCGGGTCGTCCTTCTTCTCCAGGGTCTTGATGCGCGCGGAGACCGTGGCCCGCAGCGCCGCGTGGGAGGACAGGAACGACTTCAGCAGCGTGTACGGGAAGAGGGGCACCGAACTCACCGAGGTGCCGCCCTCACCGGGCAGCCAGACGGCCGCCAGCTCCTCGAAGATTTTCTCCTCGGCAGGGGTGGCCGGGCAGTGCACGGAGTGGGAGGGGCCGCGGTCCGCCCACTGGCCCTTCATCTGCTCCCGCACCTCAGGGCTGATCTTCGTCCGGCGGATGAAGAGGTGCTCGATGTCGGCCGCGCGGTAGTTCTCCGGGTCCCTGATCGCCACCGGGTCCAGCAGGCCGATCAGCTCAGCGAACGACTTCGCGTCGCCGTTGTGCGGGGTCGCGGACGCGAGGATGAGGGCGTCGGTGCGGGGGGCGAGGGTGCGTGCGAGCTGGTTGCGCAGGGAGCCGCGGTTGATCAGGTTGTGCGACTCGTCGATGACGACCGCGTCCCAGCGGATCTGCTCCAGATGGTGCTGGTACTGGGCGGTGTTCTTCAGGGTGTCGATGGAGACGATGACCCGCTTGAACGAGGTGAAGGGGTTGCGGCCGGCCGGGATCTCCCGCTGGATCCGCTCGATGCCGACCGAGTCCAGCCGCACCAGCGGGATCGCGAACCGCGTCCACAGCTCGTGCTGGAACTGCTCCAGCACATGCTGCGGGGTGACGACCAGGATGCGCTCGCCCCTACCGCGACGGATCAGCTCGGCCAGCGTCAGACCGATCTCCAGGGTCTTGCCGAGGCCCACCACGTCCGCGATCAGCAGCCGCGGGCGGAGGTTGGCGCCGGACAGGGCCAGCTCGGCGGGCCGCCGCTGGTACGGCAGCGAGTCCATCAGGAACGAGTCGGCCAGGGCGAGCCGACGCTCCGACTGGGGGAGCGCGGTGCGTCGCAGGACCGCCTCCAGGAACAGCCGGGAGCGCCGGTAGTTCGGGGAGTCGTCCATGACGAGCGTCGTCTCACGAGGGTCGAGCAGCTCGATGCGGTCCAGGCCGGAGAAGAACACGGCCTCCTGGTCACGGACGAACTCCGACACCCCGACGACCTCGATCCGGGTACCGTCGTCCTCCGTCGGCATCGAGCTCCTGACCAGCCACTCCTCGTCCCGCACGACCACCTGGGCGCCGGCCGGATACTGATCCTGGCCCGTGGTGACGCCGCTCTGCTCCGCACTTGTCTGGACGGCGGTCACCCGTGGCCTCCTGAGGCGGTTCGGTCGTACATGGTCAGGCCCCCCATCAGGGCCCGCCCATTATCGCGGGTCGCAGGGGCGTACGGGTCAGAAGGGAGTACTGGCCGCGTATGCCTCACGCAACCGCTGAGCGGTGATCCGGGCCTGGGCGGAATGCCGCAGGGAACGCCGTCGGACGCTGCTGTCATCACCGCCCAGGGTGCCCCGGCCCGCCGGGCGTACCGAGGGCCGCGCGCTGTCCCGCTCCGCCGTTCTGTCCGCCGGCGGCTGCCCTGCTGACGGGGAGGCGGGCGCGCCGTCGGCCGGTAGAGGCGCGGGGGTGTCGACACGGGCGAAGAGCAGTCGCGGATCCATGGGTGGCGGCACCTGGGCCGACGGCCCCGGCGGTGTGGACGGGAGCACCTCGGGATCCCGGCGGCTGGGCCGGAACCCGCTCGGCTCCTGCCGGGCCGGCCCAGGCG
The Streptomyces tuirus genome window above contains:
- a CDS encoding DEAD/DEAH box helicase, coding for MTAVQTSAEQSGVTTGQDQYPAGAQVVVRDEEWLVRSSMPTEDDGTRIEVVGVSEFVRDQEAVFFSGLDRIELLDPRETTLVMDDSPNYRRSRLFLEAVLRRTALPQSERRLALADSFLMDSLPYQRRPAELALSGANLRPRLLIADVVGLGKTLEIGLTLAELIRRGRGERILVVTPQHVLEQFQHELWTRFAIPLVRLDSVGIERIQREIPAGRNPFTSFKRVIVSIDTLKNTAQYQHHLEQIRWDAVVIDESHNLINRGSLRNQLARTLAPRTDALILASATPHNGDAKSFAELIGLLDPVAIRDPENYRAADIEHLFIRRTKISPEVREQMKGQWADRGPSHSVHCPATPAEEKIFEELAAVWLPGEGGTSVSSVPLFPYTLLKSFLSSHAALRATVSARIKTLEKKDDPQGTAAELVALQRLSELAADLTEADSAKFAALVRQLREEIGVGPGSDERVVVFSERVQTLEWLAEVLPAALGFKGRAARDCVRIMHGGLSDEQQMACVEEFGLADTPVRVLVTGDVASEGVNLHRQCHQLVHYDVPWSLIRIEQRNGRIDRYGQARPPEFRALILTSEVEGAKDDTVVAERLLEREDQAHRSLGTAEAVTGLYRAEAEEKSLIQDLLRGRTVDESLDARRSGADGEDAGLDDFLADFFGPVGEEAAPAEPTESGGSAAAPGTEASGGRAAASPVLPRLFDSTAQFLDDALREVYPDARELLDLERDQQSGLLSFRPPTELVHRLKALPSDYLREQRLRERMLVTFNRRLAEHSLQRARESSTSSWPEISLLTDLHPVVEWLTDKVLVGMGRQEAPMITANVAEPIYLVQGVYSNKLGRPTVVKWMGVTRQGAIDDTMVSLLHRCGVGPSMANKGHYRDSKQLREALPNVLRWAEEFLAERRDAWEAPLREPIAEYKRKLATWHQPTLDEGRDRQRLADLADSLLTTGRPLLRVLAVLVPDPDHKDNDGPPLVHLGPPPLSPPAVWWPRPAATR